The Nicotiana tabacum cultivar K326 chromosome 1, ASM71507v2, whole genome shotgun sequence genome segment TCAAGAAAACGAATTTAACCTTCCTGAACATAGTCGTAGTTTAGTAATTGCAACTTTATCGTCTACCCAAGTGGTGCAAAATCATATATCTTGAAGGGTCTCCACTTTGTCTTGCTTcgattttcctccattttccaaTTTCAGTTcttatcataaataaaataaaaaaagaaaaaagaaaataacaaaaaaaaaaaactaaattatgtTGATCTTTTTAAAAAgatatttgttttaaatttccaatttttgaagttataaaatggtgatatcttAACAGAAAAAACTCGGTAAAATCTATGGTGACACATAAATGACTCATCAAATCCAGTAGAGATAAAAATTTAGGTAAATTTTGTCTATCCGTCTAAACTTTCGTGAATAAGGTACCTATTTAAAATGTAAATAGCTAAGGCGTACACAAATAAATCGTGAGTATTACCATTATATAagaaagataataaataaagggAATGACTAGCCGAAGGAAAATGTGATAGCCCTAATACCGTATGAGCCCAATTTAATATGGTACAAGCCCATAAAGTACAAcctatgagagagagagagagagagaggggcaAAAAAACAAGATGACCCTTTGGAAGGTCTCATGATTTCACAATTATAGGACTATTGCAGAAGATGTATCCCAAGTTTGAATTTGGTCTCTAGCCTCTCAAAATATTGTCTTTTCATAAACCCCATTATCTTAAACCCTAGCTCACTTTTTCTGCCACAGGAAATTTCCACCCAATTTCTCTGGTGAAAAATGATTCACAACATTCTTGGAACATTGTTTTCAGCTATAGAACAGTCAATTTCACTCAGGTATTGTATCCTTTCTGTTTTTATGTATTATATTACTCCTAGTTTGGTTGCTGagacctctctatcctcacaagttAGGGTAAGGTCTGCCTACACACTATCTTCCCCGGATCCCACTGTGGGATAATacttgggtatgttgttgttgttgttgttggttgctGAGAAACTGAGAGAATGCAAGAAAAGAACATTGAAGTCTTTGTTGTTAGTTGTCGGTCATAAAGAGATTCAAGAATGGGCAATTTGAAGTTGGTGTAAGGATAAAGTTTTGATTTTTATGAATATTTGTTGTAGTTTGAGaagtatattttgtatttttatgtgtaCTGCTCCTAGTTTGTTGCTGAGTAACTGAGAGAAAGCAAGAGAGAAGCATTAAAATGGGCAATTTGAAGTTGGTTTGTAGTagaggtggcaaaatggttaaaagaaaacagttatccaccgatattatccatttaaaaatgggttggataatgatttttttttaaaaacgggtcgaataTGGATAAAAACCATATAATTCACTTAAAAAATGATTAaccaaatggataaccaatggataactaatgtgtttaacttttacatttgtaaagcctcaaattgggggttcctcaagtttgggagactaggaattctcccataagtaatcatattcaagaagccatatccatattatccgccggataACCCGTTTTTTTAATTCGCTtcaaatatgggtcgggtcggataatttatccgttttcgATCCGCTCATATCCAACctgacccgcccgtttgccacccctagttTGTAGCAAAAGGATTTGACTTTTTAGTTCTTATTGATGTTTTTCCAGTTTTAGacgtatattttgtatttttatgtgtGCTAGTCCTAGTTTGTTGCTGAGAAATTGAGAGAAAGCAAGAAGAGAAGCATTGGAATAGGTAAATTCAAGTTGGTTTTAGGGAAAAaattgactttttagtatttatggaTGTTGTTGTAGTTTGAGCAGTATAGTTTCGAAATGGGCAATCTTGTTTTGGTGTCGTTATTTTTTTCTGTAAATCTTGACTTTGAAATTTGTAATTGATTTTGCTTTCAGGGGTAATATGTTGCTTCTCGATTGGCTGTGTTCGATGGAGCTAGTGGGGTTGGGGCTAGTAAGAGGGAGGAAGCTTTGACATGTAGATGTACGTCTTTTGTCTTCTGTTCTAAaagcattttgaaagaatttcgtTAAGACTTGAGAATGTTTTGTTCTTTATCTATAAGCTTTGTGCAGTCATAGAGATATAGAATGCCGGGATTATAAGATAGATTAAAATGCCGGGATTATAAAAATCATTTGGGAACACTTGAAGCACGTTTAACTTCTTTTACTCTCTATATTGTTTTTGTAACATGCTAAgtgttaaattttgaaattctGCTTAGGGAAAGAGAATTTCtattttttggtatgtttggaaaAGATAAATTTTATGGTGTAGAGAGCAAGATAGATTAAAATGAAACATTGACTTCCACTTAGAGTGCTACTAGGCAAACAATTAGCATGGCCAACTCAGATAGCACACACTTGGCTGGATTAGAATTGTTTTGAAAGTTAATACGCTTATATAGTACTAGTAACTTTTATGTTAGAGCTTTGATGTGCATTTCTTGTGACGAACTGAACATATGCTGTATATAAGACAATACATCAAACACATTGCATAGCTAATGTGCAATTTTATATTCAAATTTCATTCAATGTGAAGGTGGATACCTCAATCGTATGTTCAGTTCTCAGGAAAAAGGATATCTTATGTTCAGTTCAGATTCCAATGTATGAACTTAACAGAAAAACTAGTCTAATTGTGTAAAAAACATCCTAGGCAATGTATGCTTTAGTGAGGAAAAGTACAAACATGTACAGAAACTAGATAACGTCAACACTTAGGGGTATCTTTATTAGTCTTAGGGGTATTTCATGGTCTATGCCATACAGGCTTAAAGATGTCCTTTGTAGCTGGGAAGAAGCTGGAGCTGAAGCAACTAGTAGAGATAGATGGAGGATTGTCCCGGCTTGTATATGGTGGACAGTTTGGAGGGAAAGGAACAATAGATGTTTTGAAGATAGAAGCAATCCAGTGCAGAAGATTAAACTCAATTgtattcttttttgtttttggtgcaAACAGATTTACATAGAAGATACATTGACAATCATAGACATACTAGGATCTTGCTAGGTCTCGAATTAGAAAGTCTACTAATCCTCTCCATGTAAATCTGGTTTTCAGTGCAACCCATGTACTGAtgtttttaatatatacaatagttaccaattcaaaacaaaaaaaaagataacGTCAACACTTAGCTGAGCTTTCTGGATTTGACTTCGTTTCCATACTTTTTGTGCTTTATTCTATTTATTTGTAATTAGTTATTTTCACATACGATAATACTAATTGAACTACATCTTGCAGTTGGCAATCTAGCATTCTCTTTTGAAGAAGATTTTAAATCATTGTGATAAAATGGCCGGGGGGAGTCAATCACGCCAAAATGAAAAACCTTCAGTCAATTACAGGCGTAATCTACTTGAGGGGGCACTATTTGAGCTTGCTGATTTTGACCGAGAAAGTCATGCTCCTGTTTCATCTGAAAATAAGGAGAACCCTAAAAGTTCTGAGTCTGGGTCTTCTGAGATAATGAGCACAAGTGATCTCATATCAGCAATTGGAACTATATGGAATTCTACAGCCCGTCCTCTTACACGAATCGTATCCAAATCAAGCTCTAGATGCTATAGCGCTGATCACCGTGAAAACAACATATCTGGTTGCTCCGCCGCAGATGAAATTTCTAGTGCTTATTTTTCAACTTATGATCACTCAATCCCTGTCAATGTGGATAGTGATACAGATTCTTCACCGCCGGCGCTTGCAAATGTGGAATGTCTGACAGTAAACCAGAAAGTCTCATTCTTTGGTCCTCTTTTAGGAAATTCTCCTCTGTGGAATCTACTCCGTGGTGGATCTACCATGCATCCAGAAACTTGGAAAGCAAAAAATCTTGCCGATGATTTACATACTATGTATGATTGGATGCATGAAATATCCTTACTGAAACTTAAGCACCACTTAAATAGTGCTAATACTGGAATCCATGAAAGCAGAAAATGTGCCGACGAAGACACGACAAAGAGTCCTTCAAGTTACAGCACCGTTGCAGATATAGTAAATGCTGATTGCCAGACTGACATGGAAAAAACGGCTGGTTCATTGTTAGGTCATATTGTAAAAGCTCACGAGATCGACAGGGTATCAACCGGTATTTCATGTCTAAGGCACTATAATGAGGTTTCACCTGACAAAAAATCAAACACGCTAGAGACTCTATGTTCTAAAAATAATTCAGTTGTCCATGAGTACTCTCTTCCTCCAAATTGTCCTGCTAGTGTCCTCAACAAAATTTATGCTGAGGATCACACAAATGATTCTACAACTAATGAAAAAGTTGAACTGGAGGATGAGCTGAATTCTGAAGTACAGATCTCCATGGCAAAGGACAAACCTCGTTATACACTTGCAAAACAAGAGCATGCTTTTGCAGGAGCTATGGCCGGAATATTTGTCAGCCTTTGTCTTCATCCAGTTGACACAATTAAGACTGTTGTTCAGTCATGTCGTGGTGATCAGAAACCTCTTTATTATATAGGCAGATCATTTATTTCTGAAAGAGGTATATTTAGTTGAATCTGCACTTCACTTTTCAATATGATACTTCCTTACATGCAAAGAGATGCTGCTCTTTCTTGGAGCCTATCTTTAGACTTGAAATTGTTGTCTACTTGTTTCAGGAGTAACTGCACTTTATCGAGGAATTTCTACCAATCTTGCTTCGTCTGCACCAATATCTGGACTTTACACCTTTACATACGAATCAGTGAAAGGGGCCCTGATTCCTCTTTTTCCCAAGGTGAATGCTTatccttatttttattttcctttttatgttAAACGCCCCATCAAATTTCTGTCCGCACCACCCCAGCAAGTTgagaaaggaattttttttttttttgggggggggggggggtgaatgAAAGCAGTCTTCAGTTTTTCCATTCGTATGCTTCTTCTTACAAGGAAATTGGTGCCTCCCTAAATTTTACATGTTTTCTGTAACACAGGAATATCAATCTTTTGCACACTGCTTCGCAGGGGGTTGCGCAAGCATTGCCACTTCATTTATATTCACTCCAAGTGAGCGTATAAAGCAGCAGATGCAAGTTGGTTCACACTATAAGAACTGCTGGTAGAGTTATGCTCCTGAAATGCGTTAGTCATCCCATTATCTGGTTCCACCAGCTTTTGTATCTATCTGATTCTTTTTACCACAGTTTATTCATGATATGAGAACTGCTCGTAGCCTTGAATGCTTCTTGTCCTTGTTTAAGTATATATCTGTTGCCTAAGTATATCATGCTCTGACTGCGTCtgccttttcttttgtgtgtgtgtgtgtgtgttggttTGGGGGGAGGGGATCATATTCATATACGCCCCGAAGGTTTGTCCTGGTTAGAGTTAAAGAAAATCTTTGAAATATGCTACTACATGTTAAATTACAGTTGGTCCTTGGTATTGTGAAATCTGTTTTCTCATCAGGAGAAAAGGTGTAGTCTAGCGAATATTTGATTATCATAATGGGATTAAGGGTATCGACTTTTAACTCGGTACGCTAAGCAGCACTAGTATTTCCTACTAACAGCTTCTTGCTTCTCATTTTTGCCTCCGCAGGAATGCCTTAGTTGAGATTATAAGAAGTGGTGGTTTGCCTTCACTATATGCTGGATGGAGAGCTGTACTATGCAGGAATATTCCACACTCAATCATCAAGGTAAATTTTTTACTAAAAAAATCTTTCTCTGTGCCGTTTTTGGAGAAAATTGGGGAGCAGGAAGTTGAGTGCTCTTTTATTCTATAAGTTATGTTCTCTTAAAAGTACTATTTTGACTGGCAGTTCTATACATATGAAAGATTGAAGGAGTTGAGGTTTTCATCTGTTCAACTGCGCAACCAAAATGACACACTAATGACGGTTAGTTTTCTTATTAATGAGTATTCATTTGTCCACCTCCATCTTTGGCCATTATTAAGCTCATGATATATATTTTCTGGCACTTGCATTTTCACTTCGACTCTAGGCTTTAAAGAATGATGGTCGAGGTTAACATTTTTATCTTTGAAATTTGTAGTTGAGGCAATGGGACCTTAGTGGTTTCATTGACtggtaaaaaaacaaaaagagtttTCTCAGTTCTATACTCCTCTTTCCAGCTCGTATGTGGCGGATTAGCTGGATCTACTGCTGCACTATTCACAACTCCTTTTGATGTCGTCAAGACAAGATTACAGACACAGGTTATTCATTCTGTCTTTCCTTTCTTACTCGCTCAGGTTGTGAGTCTTGCACAGATATCAATATGTCATATAGTTGCTGCTGGAAACCGGGATCAGTTTAAGCCTTCTGAAAGCATTCAGTTGCTCTATTTCTTGTCCCTTTGTACTATCTATCTGATTGCTAGTTTGAACAACTGATTCAAGACTGGTATCAGTTTAAGCCTTTGGAAATCATTCAGTTGCTGTATTTCTCATCTTCCCCTTTACACTATATGAGCAGCTGATTTATAAAGCTCCTAAGAAAGTCTCGCTTATGCAGATTCCTGGATCTAGGATTCAGTTGGGTGTATTAGACACACTTAAAGAAATAGGAACGCGTGAAGGTTTGAAGGGTCTTTACAGGTAATGGTTGAATATCATATTGAAGTAATTTAATTGAATATTACCATCTGATTATAATCTTGTCAATCTTTCGTCAAACATTTGGCACCCCCAACCCACCCCCGAATATTTCTTTAAAGTAAAGACAATGAGAATCTGATGCAGGACTCACAGGACACACAGAATTAGTTATTAGAACTAGGAAAGGAATGCTCGTGTACTGACATGACTTATCCCTCTAGTTTTGAGGCCCATAATTCCTCTCTGCGTTCACATCGCTTGTCGCTGAAAAATTTCTTACTCGACATCATAGTTTGGTTAAAGACAAATTGCTATTATCAACAGTGTTGGAAACATTTTACTTGGATAGAATCAACTAATTTCCATCTTGCTTTCACCATAGGTACCTTTTCTACGTCAAACTGAAACCAGCAACTTAACTTAAAAGCATACTTCAATATACATTTGAAGCTAATACTGCTCATGAATTACGAAATACAAAGGATATAATTGTGCCATTTCTATAGCAAATTATTCTACCAAGCCTAACTTTGTTGGACGTAgaagtataacaacaacaacaaacccagtgaaatcccacaagcGGGGCCtgaggagggtaatgtgtacgcagaccttacccctaccttatgatAGAGGTTATTtgcgatagaccctcggctcatgaACAGTGAAAATGAAGCAATAAACAGACTATAGCAACAATAAGGTAATAGGACAACggaaacaaataacaacaaaTGGACGTAGAAGAAGTAATAACCTAATTGTCTCTACTATGTCTCGAATTCTTCTCAATGAATAACATACATTGTTCGAAAGGCGTAGTGcaataacaacatacccagtaatatcctacaccgtggggtctggggagggccctaccttgtgaggaaaaagaggttgtttccaatagaccctcggcttaggaaagcataagcaccacattaatgaaaatatagccaagaagggacagtaccaagaAGCCATATAAAAGTAGAATAAAAACAAtcagatagtaaggtgatcaacattGAAAAAAGCaagttagtcataaaaacctactaccaacagaaagcgagcgAGACTGCTTGTAAGGCATAGTGCATGTCCTCAATATGTAGTTAGccattttatttgttttagtagTGATGAATCTTGATTTATGGCAGGGGCTTGAGTCCTAGATTAGTCATGTATATGACACAGGGAGCACTTTTCTTTGCATCTTATGAATCTTtcaagaaattattttctttgGAGATCCCTCAGCCTAAAGCCGAAAGAGTTGCATACGAGCAAAGTTTGGAAGATGATTCTGCATCATTACCGTCACCAAACTAACGCAAGAAAAGATCAGTTCGAGGTGGTGTATCTTTCAGCAATGTTCCATATGAGAAAACATATAACGTCAAGATTAGCTTGTATATTTTCTCTCTGAGCTCGAGGTCTAAATAGAGGATGAAGGAATTTGAAGTGTTAACCATCGACTGGTTCTCTTAACGCTTCATAGAAACGGGCTAGTTGATCATCCACTGAGTTTCGAAGCATGTGTCAGCTAGCCCTCGGGGATTTCTTGATTATCGGAAAGAACATGTGAAGCATTTTTGTAAAGTTGTAGAAAATGATAGGGGAAATTGAGAGGATATAGGGATGCCTAATTTTGTATGATGTAATTATGATATAACACTAATATAGGCGAACCCAACTGGTCtgggattgaggcatagttgaTTAATTAATTGATTGTAAGAATAAAATTTTTGTTTTCCGGTGAGTTTGCAACAAAGTAATTTTTTTCTGTTGTAGCTGTTGATTTGCATAAACATGGATGAAAATACAATTACAGAAAACACTTCCAGCAAACACAACGGAATTATTATAGGCTCAAGGTAACATGGAGTTAGCTCAAACAAAAATTAAAACTGTAAACGAGtgaacaatttttttttcctttttgcacAAATTTCTTAAATGGAAGGGTGCTTTTGCCTTGCTTGGTGCAATTATTAGTCaaactattaaaataatattagttGAGAATCATAATCAACAATGTCGTTGTAGTATAGTGGTAAGTATTCCCGCCTGTCACGCGGGTGACCCGGGTtcgatccccggcaacggcgtctacattttttaatttattttgtttttattttcaccTTCCTATTTCGGGGTCTATGTGTTAATTTCCAGGAGAAGGCTGGAAAAGAATATAACACAAACTTCCTTCAGCTTTCTGTTTTCTTAGTAGGAATCAGCATGGTTGAATTGTAACCTGGTTGGAACATTTATGAGGTTCAAAAATGATCACataaagtttcttttttttttcctaatctcatattgGAAGTAATTATAATATAATCTTGTTCCatgaaaaaagtcaaaaaaacTAAAGTGAACACAGCCCTTGAGAACCAATATGTTATATGTAGGATATAAAACTTAGTACAATATTATATTGTAGGATTGATAGTAGAAGGGCAGCCCTTTATTTGTGATAGATAGAGAGGCCAGTTATTTTTCCAAGTCAAATGAAACTTTTCTTAAAAGAACTGGaaaaccaaaaaggaaaaaaaccaaAATACTCCAAAATTTGTAGTCCAATGTTTTCTCTtacaaaaataacaataacaagaaAGAACAATCTCTCTTGGAAAATTAATGTAAGGATAATGTTCTCCTTCCCAACAACAGAAAGAAAATCAATCTCTCATGTGTATTTTCTGAAAAAAGCTAAAACTTTTGATTATTAAAAACTATGCAATTGCTTTAAGTCCATACCACCTGCTTAAACAATGAAGTAGTAATGAATATGG includes the following:
- the LOC107795550 gene encoding uncharacterized protein LOC107795550 isoform X2, with the protein product MAGGSQSRQNEKPSVNYRRNLLEGALFELADFDRESHAPVSSENKENPKSSESGSSEIMSTSDLISAIGTIWNSTARPLTRIVSKSSSRCYSADHRENNISGCSAADEISSAYFSTYDHSIPVNVDSDTDSSPPALANVECLTVNQKVSFFGPLLGNSPLWNLLRGGSTMHPETWKAKNLADDLHTMYDWMHEISLLKLKHHLNSANTGIHESRKCADEDTTKSPSSYSTVADIVNADCQTDMEKTAGSLLGHIVKAHEIDRVSTGISCLRHYNEVSPDKKSNTLETLCSKNNSVVHEYSLPPNCPASVLNKIYAEDHTNDSTTNEKVELEDELNSEVQISMAKDKPRYTLAKQEHAFAGAMAGIFVSLCLHPVDTIKTVVQSCRGDQKPLYYIGRSFISERGVTALYRGISTNLASSAPISGLYTFTYESVKGALIPLFPKEYQSFAHCFAGGCASIATSFIFTPSERIKQQMQVGSHYKNCWNALVEIIRSGGLPSLYAGWRAVLCRNIPHSIIKFYTYERLKELRFSSVQLRNQNDTLMTVVSLAQISICHIVAAGNRDQFKPSESIQLLYFLSLCTIYLIASLNN
- the LOC107795550 gene encoding uncharacterized protein LOC107795550 isoform X1, producing MAGGSQSRQNEKPSVNYRRNLLEGALFELADFDRESHAPVSSENKENPKSSESGSSEIMSTSDLISAIGTIWNSTARPLTRIVSKSSSRCYSADHRENNISGCSAADEISSAYFSTYDHSIPVNVDSDTDSSPPALANVECLTVNQKVSFFGPLLGNSPLWNLLRGGSTMHPETWKAKNLADDLHTMYDWMHEISLLKLKHHLNSANTGIHESRKCADEDTTKSPSSYSTVADIVNADCQTDMEKTAGSLLGHIVKAHEIDRVSTGISCLRHYNEVSPDKKSNTLETLCSKNNSVVHEYSLPPNCPASVLNKIYAEDHTNDSTTNEKVELEDELNSEVQISMAKDKPRYTLAKQEHAFAGAMAGIFVSLCLHPVDTIKTVVQSCRGDQKPLYYIGRSFISERGVTALYRGISTNLASSAPISGLYTFTYESVKGALIPLFPKEYQSFAHCFAGGCASIATSFIFTPSERIKQQMQVGSHYKNCWNALVEIIRSGGLPSLYAGWRAVLCRNIPHSIIKFYTYERLKELRFSSVQLRNQNDTLMTLVCGGLAGSTAALFTTPFDVVKTRLQTQIPGSRIQLGVLDTLKEIGTREGLKGLYRGLSPRLVMYMTQGALFFASYESFKKLFSLEIPQPKAERVAYEQSLEDDSASLPSPN